The genomic window CCTCGTGTTTGCCACACTCATACGCCTTTTGAACTGTGTAAATACAGAAACTTGGACTAATTAAATTCTGCCAATACCAGTCTTCTGAACTAACTCTAAATGAATGCTTACTACCAATCTATTTTGACTGTAGGCTTAGTTATCTTCCTTATTACGCAAAGCCAGCATGCTAGATAAAGGAGTTTCACACATTTATAGAAAGGCTTGCATTTGCAAATGATATAAGGCTGTGTATCTCTGAAGAATCAAATATACAATTATAAATGACAGTGCaacaagttgtgtaagtcattctgaataagagcatctgctaaatgcctgtaatgtaatgtaatgtataaacaGAACACTGAACGGAGGCTAATTTTACTGTTTATATCAAACAACCCCAAGTTTGAAAAGCAGCCCCTTGAGGAGAGACGGGGGCGGCTCCATCATCACGGGGAGTTCACAGGCTCTTAAATAAGGGCGCTGGGGGCAGAGCCGGGGGCTAAACGGGACCGCATTCCTCCACAGGCACTCGCCCGACCTCTCTGCTATTCACGTGTGCACCTGTCAGAGCCGGAGCGTGGGAAACGgccccgagagagagagcgctgagcacctgcgcccgcccgccccgcccgcccgcccgcccccccgcccccccgcggcACAATGGCCGCTTCCTTCCACGGAACCCGGGTTCCCCTGAGCGACAGCGGCTCCGCGCCGCGAGCCAATCCTGGGGCGAGCGCAAACGTGATGgagcaggaaggagagggaCTGCCGTCTAAGCCTCAGACCCGGGTCATATACAAttacgtatttgtatttgtatttgaaaatgtagttaaatgCATATCTGAAGTACTTTCAAATACACTTACACATGAAATCCtgtgtatttgatttatttaaattgttctcacggaaaaccaaatactttcccaaatagtattttaaaaaatcatttcctTTAAATAAACGCTTTCCTGGGAAACCCACTCCCGGGAATACTTtttcaaattgtatttaaagacttctaaaaatacattaaaatacaaatacaatttaaaaatatttttaaacatttctgtgaTAGACAACAGAACTGACTGAGCCAGCAACAATGTAGGCTTCATACTGAAGGGGGTATCCCAAGTACAATCTTTGTGAGTGGCCCTCAATGTGATGTCAGCGAGTTATAATACTGAGGGCACTCCAGGGGAACTACTAGGTGCTAGGGGTCGAATTTGGATTGTGAGCAAGGGTAGCCTGCGTCggcaattttaaacaacccatgcGCTGCCTCTAACAGACATTAGCCTAAATGCCCGTACATGTCTTTGCACATTTAgaagtaattaaaatactttaaatatgtatttgacccaggtctgctaagCTAATATCCTGCACGTCCAGCTATTGTTCTGTCGGCGCTCACCGAGGGTGAGGAGGGTTTCTATGGCGACGTGGCGGAGCTCTTCGTCGGCCGAGTCGCACAGCGACACCACTGCCTCGACACTTTCATGggcctgagagggagagagagagcgagagagagagagggagagggagagggagagggagagggagagggagagggagagggagagggagagggagagggagagcgagagagagagagagagagagatgtcagaACGGTACTGCGTGCCTTAACAGCTCAACACAATTGAACAGACAGAAGTCCTCCAATTTTACagctaaaatgttttgcttttttttttgcccagtcACAACCAGTAGGATCACCACTTCCTCTGTGACAGCACATATTAACATCATTTCTTCACCACTGAAAACTTGCAGACGGGCTCTCTCTACTGCACAGCAGGACAGTTTACACAGGCAGAGGGCAGCAGATTTATCTGACCACAGTTAACTGGGCCAAGACCATTGATCCAGGTTGAGcaattacaaaaacagaaatatactACGGTAATTCCTTTAAAACACCTCAAGCAAGACCAGCATATCCTACAAAATAAGGGTCCAACATAACAGGATATCCAACAGATAAAAATAAGTACATAAACATTAATCATACAGAAcattaatacaaaaataataagcaTTTATGGTACTGTTGTCTTTGATAGACCACCAGTCCTTCAGGGTACATGTATATAGTATTATTAGACTGTAAAATTCCTATCTTATGTAAATCAATACTTATATTTTTGTGCTGCTCACACGACTTAGACAGCAGACAAAATGTATGCCGTTTACATGAGTTTCCACCTCCCCACACTGACCTGTAAGCAGCTGAGAGCGGCGCAGGCTCCTCTCTGCGCCTCCACCCCTTCCTCCGACAGGGCCTGAGTGTAGCCCTCCACCGCCTGCACAAGCACACGCCGCGATTACTTCTGTCCACAGGGGGGCGATCACGTAAACTCTCTAATCTACTGTCTACTTTGACTCAATCGAGAAAAACTACATTCAAAGCCCAACATAGGAAGCAGCACATCAGTTGTGCTTGCACGTacaaaagggggcggggcccggcttACCTTAGACCTGAACGGGAGGTGGGCGGAGGCGGAGGAGAGGAAGGCGGCCGCGGCCTTGCTGAGCTGGGGCGTGTCGGCGGTCAGGAGCGCCGCCAGGGCCCTCAGGGTCTCCGGCTGGGGCTTCAGACTGGACGCCGTCACCTCCGCCAGCTCCCTTAGGGCCCAATCCGGGTCACCGGAACACAGGCTCTCCACGAACACAGCTGAACAGgacacagcaccacagcacagtcAAGTCAAATATTCACTTATCTAGAGCGCTACATTTGGCCTTGTTGGAGTCTCAACCCAAATGACAGATTCTCGTTACTGTGAAAATCTAATAATATACTCTACTTATAACATCTACATTTCCTTGACCTTTATTTCAGTCATAAAATAATGCATGGAATTATATACAGAATACACACAGCATGTACACAATATTCTCAATAATCGCAGGAGATGAAAGGACGCATCAAACCCAGAACTCTGGGACTGCCCGCTGCAGCGTTTAATGCGACGGGCCCGCACCGCTACCTTCGCGCGCCACCTGCAGGAGGTGCTCCGCCATGTCCGTCACGCCGTGCGCGGAGGCGTAGCTGTGGAACTGGAACACCGTCAGGACGTCCTGGGACACGGCGGGGGGCGAGccgcagggggagggggaggggcccggcTCGGTCCTGTCCATCATCTCATTCACCAACCGCCGGATTACTgcgggacagagacacagagatctCAGGATCAGCGTCCCTGAATATCACAAGCCACAAATCTCACACTATAATCACTATAATCACTGATAACAACACCTCTTAAATATTTGCACTATCAACACTTGGAGGCCCTTTCAATGGAAACATTTTACAATCTGTATTTGACATAAAGCTCTCAAGAGAGGAACAGTAAAATCTTTTTCTCAAAGCCCTCAGCCAAAGAATGACCCTGTTACACAGTGGTCTGACTGCTTTACCACAGACAGCCCTGAGATACCCACAGTACACATGTCTGTGAGACATGCCCAACATTAGCTTCAGTGTGCAGTAACCTCAGGATCGGCTCATGCTAGCTTGCAGGTTCAGAACAGGTATCTCAGTGGTACAGTTTACTTCAGTGGTACAGTGGAAGAGCGGAATTCGGGGAGAGGCCAGCGCGTTCCTACCTGAGTCGGCGGTGTGCGCGCGGctggccagcagggcggcgctgaAGCTGCGGTCCATGTGCTTGACCGCCCGGTCCGCCGTGGTGTGGAACAGGCCCCCGGAGCCACTGCAGGCCGTCCACAGGGAGAGCAGCGCGGGCTTCTCCGCCAGTCCCACGACCACTGAGGGGAGCAGGGCGACACACACAGGGGGCACACGAGTCACACGCTCGCCCGGGCTCAGCGTTTCGATTTCAGCCCTCTCTCCAGCACGCCGGGGCACCCTACCGTCAGCTGCCGAGACCGCGCCCCCCAGACGCTCCGTGCTGATCtctcccacctcctccagcagctgggTCTGAGTGGAGATCTTGTGCAACCAGGCTTTGCGTTGCGTGGGGCTCCCCCCGGTGGACAAGAgctgcaagcacacacagtcaaaGAGTCAAAGAGTGAAGACTGTTGTAAGACTCAAATCCTAATTATAAGGGCTTGAAGACAAGGTGAAAAGTTTTATAAGCTTAATCAgagtttttcctgcattgaaatgtcttaggTGGACCGATTATGTGCTTAAGGCGTTCATAGGAGAAATTTAGCAAAGAAAAAACTATTAGTTAAACTAGAAATGGTCCTTGAATTTACGGGTACAATTTGGTCGTGAATGATACTGCATTTTAAGTTGTTAAAGTTTTTACTGCATTCAAGTTTACGTGCAACATTAGACATGCTGAATTAACAACGTTAGAATCCgcttaattgcataaaagaatTAAACACAACCAAGTGTCCGCTAGTAACgtgattttcaacagaaaccGCCCACCCACGTAGCGGTTTTTTTAGCgggtttatgtatttattggttAATTGTCCGTTTTTTACGCCAGATCTGCCGacttttaatgtatatttagaAGTTACTATCCGATATAGTTGGacataattccatgaaaatatccAGAAATGCGGAAAcggtttatgcaaatatgcgATCTCTTTACAACTGAATGCATGAGAAACGGTTCGTTGCTAATTCTATGCAAATACCCAAATTATGCGATCCATTgtgcaattaagtggattctacAGTCGGCCTGGTAACACAGACTGTTTTTGCCTATCTGTGCAGATagaacagagaaataaaatactgaaaagcTTTTAACGTTGTGTAGGGTGCCAGTAACACTAGTTAACTAAAAGGATGGTGcaagcattctttgagtgacgaaaataaatgcatttcaagacacTGCACTTCCAAATACCATGATTCTTGTAGACACCCTCAcaatgtgtaaatatttcagtataggctatattttaccCCCAACTCTGGCACTTACAATATGtaacccttcaataaatatttaaattgtttcaattttttatttttgtcacacgTTTCACTTTTTATAGCCTACATCTCGATGCATTGTGGTCTCTTGAAGAccagaactttacattttaaatgaacctaAATATAAGAAGAGTTGATGGTGGCAGTATAGCTGGACAGACGCTGTCACACAATGTCGCCACCCTAAGCTCTGTTTGGAGCCAGGAAAAAAACCCTCTTAACCCAACCTAAATAAAAGCATCAATGTCAGTTATAGTCAATTGTACATTATAATAATAGttccaaagttttttttgaaCTGTTACAACTAtgcttaaaataactgtaagcaacaaaatttattttggccatttgtttttcttaaaacgaattaaatatacacaaatggATGAACTGTGAACACATAGGTATATAATAAATGCACggcgtgagtttgtgtgtgtgtgtgatgggtacACATCTTATGTACAgaccatatatatatagacacataGCATATGCGTGTTTATGCATGGTGTGTACAcatggtatgtgtgtatgtatggtatgCACATatggtatatatgtgtgtatagatggtgaggtatgtgtgtgtatggtgtgcaGATatggtatatatgtgtgtatagaTGGTgagatgtgtgtatgtatggtgtgcAGATatggtatatatgtgtgtatagaTGGTGagatatgtatgtatgtatggtgtgCAGATatggtatatatgtgtgtatagaTGGTGagatatgtatgtatgtatggtgtgCAGATatggtatatatgtgtgtatagatggtgaggtatgtgtgtatgtatggtgtgcAGATAtcgtatatatgtgtgtatagatggtgaggcatgtgtgtatgtatggtgggCACAcatggtatatgtgtgtgtacagtattcaGTGTGTACCTGGACGAGGTGGCTGCAGTACTGCAGGTGAATGATGATGGCGGTGTCCAGGCTCTCGTTGCCCGTGgtgaggggcagggggctgCCGGCCACGCTGTTCCCCACTCCCGTGTCCTCTGTCAGGGCCTCACTCAGGTGGCCCCTGGCCTCTGGATGCTGCCCCGGCCTGTTCCGTTACAGAATAGGACAGAACATGCGGtcaccacaagggggcagcagAGCGCTTCTTCGTCTCTCTCACAGGGAACAATAAAACAGCACTGCAAGTGATATGAGCACAGTGCATATGAACAGCTTGGGAAAATGAATAACACAGTGGTCAGTGAAGGTGTTGTGCATATGCTTAGGCTagctacagtacatacaaaTACAGGGAATTACATACAGCTTTCATATCAGCTAATATCCTCAATGAATGACCAATTAAAAGATGATTCTCACAAAAACAAGAGGAAGCATCATGCAAAACCCACTGCACTATGGTGATGCTTCCCACAACCGAATGCACtgagtggagggagagagatagagaggagaaacagaaagagagattgagagacagagagagaaggggagacgTGGACATCCACACAGAGGCCCAGAGAAATGGctacagcacaggcacacacagccatgtcACAGTCCAGAAAGAACCTACGCCAGGCCGGCAGCCTGTGCCACACAGGGCCTGAGAGTCACACTCTGAGCCCACCGCACACACTACAGAGGAGAcagggggaacggggggggacagggggacagggaggagagagacgaggggggggggggggttagtcaCAGACcgaatgcacagacacacacacgcacagggacagggacaccCCCCACTGCGACCGCTCTTCCAGGCGGGCTGCCGGGGTTGCAAGCAGCGTTAAGttagagggtggggggggggggggggggggtgggcggcttgccgggagggggcggggcatgcaGATCCTCACCCGATCCTCTCCGCCTCCATGTCGAAGAACACGGAGCCGGGGAGGGCGTCCTCGCCCGTGTCGTCGTCGTCAAAGTCTGAGGTGTTGAGGAAGTCAAAGCTCTCGAGAGCGCTCTCAACCGTCAGACTGAGACTGGAGGACCGGCTCCTGTGGGCGGGCGCTCGGCACTGAGGGGAACACAAGATCCACCCGTTTAAGACCTGGGccccggggagggggcggggcatcagAGGGAGAGGACACGCCCATGCGTAGCACGCATCCTCAAAGCACAACTGGACCCTCGCCATGTCAATCACatggaaaagaaatgaaatctgccaaaataaattccttttaaatgaaataccTGATTTAATATGGGCTGGAAGAGTCACAATAGCACAAGAGCCTGGAATGTATTACTTGCACAAATATAAAACTATATCCCTTGTGTACCCATGTGTAATACTACATTCCATATTTCCCCTTACACCTACAATGGTATCTCACTTTGTGCTGTAAGACCACATGTTGACTAGTGGCTTCGCATCAGCACTGTTAATTCCCAAAATCTGTATGTATGCACCTATGGATACgatcatctgctaaatgccaatgTACGTCGACTTAAATCTCCCATTTAAGGTCATAAATGAAAGTATATACTTTTAATGAACTAAAGTGTAAGTTTATCTCTTTACACGAGGGGTGTAAAACATGGGAAATGGCCATCACAACGGGAGGCTGACCTTCAGCAGGTCCTCCAgacgcatcacttcctgttccaggTCCTGCAGCTCGCGGCACACCTCCCCCGGGCTCTCCAGTCTGAGGAGCAGGCTCTGAATGGCCTCCTCCAGGCTGGTCTCCAGCGGCCACCCGCGCCCCGcctccggccccgcccagcTGACGCCGGCCTCGGGCAGCACGTCGGCCGAGGTCAGCCTCCGCACCAGCTGCTTGGTCAGGCTGCCCTCGTCCGTGTCCAGCTCCACGGGCTTCAGCTCCGAGCCCTCGTCCGGCAGCAGGGCGCCGGCCACGCCGTGGTCCAGGAACACGTCCTCCGGCGCCACGGCGGACAGCTGCTCCGAGCACAGCGACGGCGAGCCGTCCCGCTCCCACTCCGACTCCGCCTCCGTCTCGCTGGccgtctccgccccctcccggtccggctcctccccctccccggcccGCCGGAGCGGTCGGGGCTGGCGGTCGCCCTCCAGGGGCGGGGGCGTGACCGTGATCTCGGGGGTGGACTGGCCCGGGCTGGGGCTGGACCGGGCCGAGTCGGTGAAGTTGAAGGAGAGGCGCTTGCACTCGGGGGCGCTGCTCTCGCCGTTCTCAAAAACGTCGTCGGGGAGGACCGACTGTccgagatagagagagggagggagggagagagagagagagagagagtcaatcAAGACAGGGAGGACAGCAGAAGCCAGAGGTTCACTCCAAACATGCTGCTTTAATAACGAACCCCACCACAAGACCTGTCTGTCTTCCTGACTGGAGTTAAagggggggagcgaggggcACTCATTTCCCCCTGCCAATCACGGCCCTCCCTGCTGTTAGTGTCCACTGCACTCgttcctcacacaaacactcatgcaGGCTAATTAGCacaggctaggctaggctaacgCCGCACAGCCTAACAGCAGCACAGAATGTGTCTGTACCTCTGTAGGCCGGAGCTGTGTATATACACAGAATTTTCTCAATGAACCCCAGAGGTCTTAGGGGCCATTTTAAACAGGACTTCCGAAGCCACACCCATGCGAGGGAAGTCCACCGGCCGCGTCGGGCCGCACACGGCAAGCAGAGCACACGGATAGCGAGCGAGCGCGCGCGACGGGCGCGGTCCCAGCCCACCGCACTCACGTAGACCTCCAGGCTGGACTTGGGCCGCGGCCGCAGGGAGGCCAGGTCCCCGAAGGAGCGACTGCGGCCCAGCCGCTCCAGCACGGCGCTCCGCAGGGCGCGCAGGAACGAGGGCCGCTGCCGGGCCTCCGGGCGGGGCTGCCGCCgcttcacacacagacagccgggggggcggggtcagggttAGTGAGGCGGAGCCACAGGCGGgtggacacgcacacatacttgAGTAATgtccacacgcacgcacacatacttgagtaacatccacacacacacacacacactttagtaacgcccacacgcacacacactttagtaacgcccacacgcacacacactttagtAACGCCCACACGAACACATACTTGAGtaatgtccacacacacacacacactttagtaacgcccacacacacacttgagtaatgtccacacacacacttgagtaatgtccacacacacactagagtaatgtccacacacacatacatgtgagtaacgcccacacacacacacactttagtaacgcccacacacacacttgagtaacgtccacacacacacgtgagtactgtccacgcacacacactagagtaatgtccacacacacgcacgcacacagcactACCCCCTCACGCTTTCACCAACACGAACGCACAGCGAGGTTAAGGCGGGGGCAGGAAGAAAGCCGGCTTGTGGCGGGAAGCCACCCGATTTAGGAGCCCAGCGAGGTCGCGGCCTCGTGAGGGCGGGAAAAAGGACTCACGAAGAAGGAGGTGTCCTGGAAGGTGGGCGTCTCGGGCGTGCCCTGGCTGTACACAGACACCCGCCTCTGCAGGGCCGTGGCCTTGCTCAGGTTCCCCGAGGACAGGGTCAGGTCCTCCGCATCGAACGGactacggagagagagaggggacacacagtcagagagagcagcgcCCTTCCAAACCTACGGCACGGTTACGCAGTCCTTCCTCTCGAAGTTCAGAAATTCAGACCCTCGTTGGTTCCTATATCCCAGTGGCAGGGACCCAAAACAGCCCcgatgtaattaaaatgtagtgttgaatgtaatttaattaaatgcaattttccaACAGTTCTTTTCCTCTGTTTACAGGATTACTCTTCtctcagacacagagagaagacacgttctcgttgttagtgttaatcagtttaaccatcagggtccaagttgaactatgcggttgttccctgcacttggaccggtacttctctctaggggtttcgtcatacttgttcctggttatggttatacactttgttgtacgtcgctctggataagagcgtctgccaaatgcctgtaatgtaatgtaatgtctcatTTTCAAACACTCTCTCAAACACTCCTTCAAAGTCCTTCTCAGCCAATCGGGCACTCCACTTACAACCATGTGACCTCCAGGTTGAGCTTGATGGTGCCGAGGTCGTTGATGTCCACGGCGACCACCTGCGGCATGGCGGTGAACAGGTCCTTGGTCTCGCAGATGACGCTGCCCACCAGGATGTGCGAGGCCAGGCCTTTCAGCTCCGACACCTGAGGGGGCAGACCACAGACAGGCCTGCTGTCACGGAAACCAAGGACTCAAACAACAAGGGCGCGGCCTGTATGGCCATACAGATTTGAGACCAAAAAATTGGAAGCAGCTTCTTCTACAGGGATTCCCCTAATTTGGTAAGAGGTTGAAAAGTCAACCTCAAGGGTCATAGGTCAAGAATGACTGGCTCCAAATTTAAAGTCCACCGAACCACTGGACAGCACTGAATTTCTGGATCAGTCAAGTACTTATACAGGCGTTTAATCACAGTGGTAGATTTGggcaaattaaaaagaagaCCAAACACTACCCTTGCAAGTCCCATGATACCTGCAAATGTTCATTTCCACATACATGGACATTTCAATCCATGGATAATTATCCCGATATcctactttttaataaaaaaaataaatgttttaaaaacgaATCCTCTACATAAAATTTGAAACTGGCTTCATGCTCTCAGTAGACGCAAATGTATTTCTACAATGCTAACCTTCCCATAGGCCACACCCCCATGGGAGGGGCctacaggaagaggtgtggtggagCCAGGAAGTGGTGGGAGGGGCCCTACCTTGATGGAGATGAGGTCTGTGATGAGTGGCATGAACACCATCTCCTCCCCGTCCCAGCTCTGCCGGGAGTTCACCTCGATCTTCCCCTTCAGCTTCCAGCGCTGGCGTCCGTAGCGCATGAAGAtctgaggagaggaggggggaggacaggGGCGCTGAGTAATGAGCTCTCGTATCAATCACGCTTCACCCCCTTTTGCTTGTGAAAAGATCACAAAGCATTGCAATATATCAGGTGTGTCACGTGTCTATGGTAGCTGCAGTGAAAAGGTAGATGTTTTGATGGACTGAGACCAGGGCTAGTAAAGAAGAAGGTAGATGGTTTGTTGATAGAAAACAGTCCTAGTAAAGTACATGGTTTGTTGAGATTGGTCACTGTAAAGAACGTCAggatttctcacagaaaaggccAAAATGACCACCTATAATAAATGTAGCTTACTTCATACTGATCTCCTGGACAGAGACGTGCAAATCCTGCcagacctgagagagacagacagacagagagtggagAAGTGCATAAGTTATTAATGTCAGCACTTTTTATACTCGTAGTAAAGTGCTAATGATCCTTAAGTGGCTCACAGGCTGCAGAGCACTGACATCATCAGTTACCCTAAACGAGCCACTTAACTGCACCCCAGTCCATAAACACACGTGTCAAGACATCCACGagccttctcacacacacacacacacacacgcgcgcgcacgcacacacacacacacacacg from Anguilla anguilla isolate fAngAng1 chromosome 8, fAngAng1.pri, whole genome shotgun sequence includes these protein-coding regions:
- the ripor2 gene encoding rho family-interacting cell polarization regulator 2 isoform X2, giving the protein MSPFASGREREMIARLVFIFSGVSSRCPEIMASGTHSPGGPNGIIRSQSFAGFSTLQERRSRCNSFIGNSAAQKKPQSKPKKTHASGHKASSSSHQPQPKRVEEVYGALKRGLDEYLEVHQAELDKLTSLMKDMKRNSRLGVLYDLDKQIKTIERYVRRLEFHISKVDELYEAFCIQRRLQDGACRMKQAFCASPSTKGTRESLAEVNRRYREYSENMCTFEGELENLLGEFHIKMKGLAGFARLCPGDQYEIFMRYGRQRWKLKGKIEVNSRQSWDGEEMVFMPLITDLISIKVSELKGLASHILVGSVICETKDLFTAMPQVVAVDINDLGTIKLNLEVTWFPFDAEDLTLSSGNLSKATALQRRVSVYSQGTPETPTFQDTSFFSVLPDDVFENGESSAPECKRLSFNFTDSARSSPSPGQSTPEITVTPPPLEGDRQPRPLRRAGEGEEPDREGAETASETEAESEWERDGSPSLCSEQLSAVAPEDVFLDHGVAGALLPDEGSELKPVELDTDEGSLTKQLVRRLTSADVLPEAGVSWAGPEAGRGWPLETSLEEAIQSLLLRLESPGEVCRELQDLEQEVMRLEDLLKCRAPAHRSRSSSLSLTVESALESFDFLNTSDFDDDDTGEDALPGSVFFDMEAERIGPGQHPEARGHLSEALTEDTGVGNSVAGSPLPLTTGNESLDTAIIIHLQYCSHLVQLLSTGGSPTQRKAWLHKISTQTQLLEEVGEISTERLGGAVSAADVVVGLAEKPALLSLWTACSGSGGLFHTTADRAVKHMDRSFSAALLASRAHTADSVIRRLVNEMMDRTEPGPSPSPCGSPPAVSQDVLTVFQFHSYASAHGVTDMAEHLLQVAREAVFVESLCSGDPDWALRELAEVTASSLKPQPETLRALAALLTADTPQLSKAAAAFLSSASAHLPFRSKAVEGYTQALSEEGVEAQRGACAALSCLQAHESVEAVVSLCDSADEELRHVAIETLLTLGEEGRLAYEQLDTVPREMVRLGTRRGNAVTTAF
- the ripor2 gene encoding rho family-interacting cell polarization regulator 2 isoform X1; protein product: MADITEGDLDAAMHEENDVFLEGVSSRCPEIMASGTHSPGGPNGIIRSQSFAGFSTLQERRSRCNSFIGNSAAQKKPQSKPKKTHASGHKASSSSHQPQPKRVEEVYGALKRGLDEYLEVHQAELDKLTSLMKDMKRNSRLGVLYDLDKQIKTIERYVRRLEFHISKVDELYEAFCIQRRLQDGACRMKQAFCASPSTKGTRESLAEVNRRYREYSENMCTFEGELENLLGEFHIKMKGLAGFARLCPGDQYEIFMRYGRQRWKLKGKIEVNSRQSWDGEEMVFMPLITDLISIKVSELKGLASHILVGSVICETKDLFTAMPQVVAVDINDLGTIKLNLEVTWFPFDAEDLTLSSGNLSKATALQRRVSVYSQGTPETPTFQDTSFFSVLPDDVFENGESSAPECKRLSFNFTDSARSSPSPGQSTPEITVTPPPLEGDRQPRPLRRAGEGEEPDREGAETASETEAESEWERDGSPSLCSEQLSAVAPEDVFLDHGVAGALLPDEGSELKPVELDTDEGSLTKQLVRRLTSADVLPEAGVSWAGPEAGRGWPLETSLEEAIQSLLLRLESPGEVCRELQDLEQEVMRLEDLLKCRAPAHRSRSSSLSLTVESALESFDFLNTSDFDDDDTGEDALPGSVFFDMEAERIGPGQHPEARGHLSEALTEDTGVGNSVAGSPLPLTTGNESLDTAIIIHLQYCSHLVQLLSTGGSPTQRKAWLHKISTQTQLLEEVGEISTERLGGAVSAADVVVGLAEKPALLSLWTACSGSGGLFHTTADRAVKHMDRSFSAALLASRAHTADSVIRRLVNEMMDRTEPGPSPSPCGSPPAVSQDVLTVFQFHSYASAHGVTDMAEHLLQVAREAVFVESLCSGDPDWALRELAEVTASSLKPQPETLRALAALLTADTPQLSKAAAAFLSSASAHLPFRSKAVEGYTQALSEEGVEAQRGACAALSCLQAHESVEAVVSLCDSADEELRHVAIETLLTLGEEGRLAYEQLDTVPREMVRLGTRRGNAVTTAF
- the ripor2 gene encoding rho family-interacting cell polarization regulator 2 isoform X3, which encodes MASGTHSPGGPNGIIRSQSFAGFSTLQERRSRCNSFIGNSAAQKKPQSKPKKTHASGHKASSSSHQPQPKRVEEVYGALKRGLDEYLEVHQAELDKLTSLMKDMKRNSRLGVLYDLDKQIKTIERYVRRLEFHISKVDELYEAFCIQRRLQDGACRMKQAFCASPSTKGTRESLAEVNRRYREYSENMCTFEGELENLLGEFHIKMKGLAGFARLCPGDQYEIFMRYGRQRWKLKGKIEVNSRQSWDGEEMVFMPLITDLISIKVSELKGLASHILVGSVICETKDLFTAMPQVVAVDINDLGTIKLNLEVTWFPFDAEDLTLSSGNLSKATALQRRVSVYSQGTPETPTFQDTSFFSVLPDDVFENGESSAPECKRLSFNFTDSARSSPSPGQSTPEITVTPPPLEGDRQPRPLRRAGEGEEPDREGAETASETEAESEWERDGSPSLCSEQLSAVAPEDVFLDHGVAGALLPDEGSELKPVELDTDEGSLTKQLVRRLTSADVLPEAGVSWAGPEAGRGWPLETSLEEAIQSLLLRLESPGEVCRELQDLEQEVMRLEDLLKCRAPAHRSRSSSLSLTVESALESFDFLNTSDFDDDDTGEDALPGSVFFDMEAERIGPGQHPEARGHLSEALTEDTGVGNSVAGSPLPLTTGNESLDTAIIIHLQYCSHLVQLLSTGGSPTQRKAWLHKISTQTQLLEEVGEISTERLGGAVSAADVVVGLAEKPALLSLWTACSGSGGLFHTTADRAVKHMDRSFSAALLASRAHTADSVIRRLVNEMMDRTEPGPSPSPCGSPPAVSQDVLTVFQFHSYASAHGVTDMAEHLLQVAREAVFVESLCSGDPDWALRELAEVTASSLKPQPETLRALAALLTADTPQLSKAAAAFLSSASAHLPFRSKAVEGYTQALSEEGVEAQRGACAALSCLQAHESVEAVVSLCDSADEELRHVAIETLLTLGEEGRLAYEQLDTVPREMVRLGTRRGNAVTTAF